The Limnochorda sp. LNt genome includes a region encoding these proteins:
- a CDS encoding NADH-quinone oxidoreductase subunit L, with translation MTVVTEPQGVVASLWPAAVVGVPLAGALLLAAAGRRMDPRTVAWIGVSSVGAAFAAAVAALLDYLARRQAMGEALVGLSTRLWSLGGPQAPGIDLGLLGDGLSLWFALVVTGVGLLIHVYSVGYMAGDPGFRRYFAQLNYFIFAMSLLVMSDGLVGTIAGWANVGLASYLLIGFWYQREDARAAAIKAFLVTFSGEVGLVLATALLWHQTGTVQYYVLFDRLAYVPTGALTAAGLLLLWAAAAKSAQLPLHVWLPDAMAGPTPVSALIHAATMVTAGVYLTARMYPLYAAAPLAQAAVAWVGGLSALMGAVVACGQTDIKRVLAYSTMSQIGYMLLGVGVAAEAAGVFHFFTQAFFKALLFLAAGLVIHGLGGEQDMTRMGGLARSMRLALGAYLVGAAAMMGIPPFSGFYSKDAILEAVWSHGHVALWAIGIVAAALTAFYSVRMLTLIFGGAPGPAVQAASHGGHGHPEPAWVARAMGVPVVVLAVLATAGGWVWIPGRTAWAVTVLEGFFGRFREGLAAAGHAAEALPAWILRCPSPPRPSARWPRWPSTPGRRGRPAPGSRPGRWRQPGPPGSTWTTPTGGWWWSRPCASRAG, from the coding sequence GTGACCGTGGTGACGGAGCCGCAGGGTGTGGTGGCGAGCCTCTGGCCCGCCGCGGTGGTCGGGGTGCCCCTGGCGGGTGCCCTGCTGCTGGCGGCCGCCGGCCGGCGCATGGATCCCCGCACCGTGGCCTGGATCGGCGTCTCGTCGGTCGGGGCGGCCTTCGCGGCAGCGGTGGCGGCGCTGCTCGACTATCTGGCCCGGCGGCAGGCCATGGGCGAGGCGCTGGTCGGGCTGTCGACCCGGCTTTGGTCGTTGGGCGGGCCGCAGGCGCCCGGCATCGATCTGGGGCTCCTGGGTGACGGGTTGTCGCTGTGGTTCGCGCTCGTCGTGACCGGGGTCGGGCTGCTGATCCACGTCTACTCCGTGGGCTACATGGCCGGCGACCCCGGCTTCCGCCGCTACTTCGCCCAGCTCAACTACTTCATCTTCGCCATGAGCCTGCTGGTGATGAGCGACGGGCTCGTCGGCACCATCGCCGGATGGGCCAACGTGGGCCTGGCCTCGTACCTGCTCATCGGCTTCTGGTACCAGCGGGAGGACGCCAGGGCGGCGGCCATCAAGGCCTTCCTGGTCACCTTCTCGGGCGAGGTGGGCCTGGTGCTGGCCACGGCCCTGCTCTGGCACCAGACGGGCACCGTGCAGTACTATGTCCTCTTCGACCGGCTGGCGTACGTGCCCACGGGCGCGCTGACCGCCGCCGGTCTCCTGCTCTTGTGGGCGGCGGCGGCCAAGTCGGCGCAGCTGCCGCTGCACGTCTGGCTCCCCGATGCCATGGCCGGCCCGACGCCCGTCAGCGCCCTCATCCACGCGGCGACCATGGTGACAGCCGGGGTCTACCTGACGGCTCGCATGTACCCGCTGTACGCGGCGGCACCGCTGGCGCAGGCCGCGGTGGCGTGGGTCGGGGGGCTGTCGGCCCTGATGGGGGCCGTGGTGGCCTGCGGGCAGACCGATATCAAACGGGTACTGGCCTACTCCACCATGAGCCAGATCGGCTACATGCTGCTGGGGGTGGGGGTGGCCGCCGAGGCGGCGGGCGTCTTCCACTTCTTCACGCAGGCGTTTTTCAAGGCGCTGCTCTTCCTGGCCGCGGGCCTGGTCATCCATGGCCTGGGCGGCGAGCAAGACATGACCCGCATGGGCGGGCTGGCGCGGTCCATGCGCCTGGCCCTGGGTGCCTACCTGGTCGGGGCCGCGGCCATGATGGGGATCCCGCCCTTCTCGGGCTTCTACAGCAAGGACGCCATCCTGGAGGCGGTCTGGAGCCACGGGCACGTGGCGCTGTGGGCCATCGGGATCGTGGCGGCGGCCCTGACGGCCTTCTATTCGGTGCGCATGCTGACCCTCATCTTCGGAGGGGCGCCCGGCCCAGCGGTCCAGGCCGCCTCGCACGGCGGCCACGGCCACCCGGAGCCGGCGTGGGTGGCGCGCGCGATGGGCGTGCCCGTGGTGGTGCTGGCCGTACTGGCCACGGCAGGCGGGTGGGTCTGGATCCCCGGCCGCACTGCGTGGGCCGTCACGGTGCTGGAGGGCTTCTTCGGCCGCTTCCGGGAGGGGCTGGCGGCGGCCGGCCACGCGGCGGAGGCGCTGCCGGCGTGGATCCTGCGATGCCCGTCGCCGCCACGGCCCTCGGCGCGGTGGCCGCGCTGGCCGTCTACGCCGGGGCGGCGGGGCCGTCCCGCACCCGGCTCCCGGCCCGGCCGGTGGCGGCAGCCTGGGCCGCCGGGCTCTACGTGGACCACGCCTACCGGCGGGTGGTGGTGGAGCCGGCCCTGCGCCTCGCGGGCTGGGTGA
- the nuoK gene encoding NADH-quinone oxidoreductase subunit NuoK, with product MPGATLEAYLAVAALLFGIGAMGVLLRRSPLAMLMSVEIMWSAAGLALVAAARWWLDMSGQVLTFLAMTVAAAEVAIGLALVVIIFRPRERVDVDDVHDLAG from the coding sequence ATGCCCGGTGCGACGCTGGAAGCTTACCTGGCGGTGGCGGCCCTCCTCTTCGGCATCGGGGCCATGGGCGTCCTCTTGCGGCGATCGCCGCTGGCCATGCTGATGTCGGTCGAGATCATGTGGAGCGCGGCCGGCCTCGCCCTTGTCGCAGCGGCCCGGTGGTGGCTCGACATGTCCGGCCAGGTCCTCACGTTCCTGGCGATGACGGTGGCGGCCGCCGAGGTGGCCATCGGGCTGGCCCTGGTGGTCATCATCTTCCGCCCGCGCGAGCGGGTCGACGTCGACGACGTGCACGATCTGGCGGGGTAG
- a CDS encoding NADH-quinone oxidoreductase subunit J family protein — MTLLFVAASAVAIAGALGVVAARTPVHGVLAMLANFAGLSALFLSLQAEFMAVAQIIVYAGAVMVLFLFVISLLSARNRPTEGPEDRLWGQLPAGVATAAVVVAGLVMAVGGPSTAVGGPPASWPPVPEGFGGVEAFGRVLLTAFPFELELAGLVLLVALVGVMVLVGRRVETVEPHLPSSAEQVPATADAGAGDGRVPEPVGVAVTATGEATGVKPR, encoded by the coding sequence ATGACCCTCCTCTTCGTCGCGGCCTCGGCGGTGGCCATCGCCGGCGCCCTGGGCGTGGTGGCGGCGCGGACGCCGGTGCACGGCGTGCTGGCCATGCTGGCCAACTTCGCGGGGCTTTCGGCGCTGTTCCTGTCGCTGCAAGCCGAGTTCATGGCGGTGGCCCAGATCATCGTCTACGCGGGCGCGGTGATGGTGCTGTTCCTCTTCGTCATCTCCCTGTTGAGCGCACGCAACCGGCCCACCGAGGGGCCGGAGGACCGCCTCTGGGGGCAGCTCCCGGCCGGCGTCGCGACGGCGGCGGTGGTGGTGGCCGGCCTGGTGATGGCCGTGGGCGGGCCATCGACCGCGGTGGGGGGCCCGCCGGCGTCCTGGCCGCCGGTGCCCGAAGGCTTCGGCGGGGTGGAGGCGTTCGGGCGAGTGCTGTTGACCGCCTTCCCCTTCGAGCTGGAGCTGGCGGGGCTGGTGCTCCTGGTGGCCCTGGTGGGCGTGATGGTGCTGGTGGGCCGCCGGGTGGAGACGGTCGAGCCACACCTGCCCTCGAGCGCGGAGCAGGTGCCGGCCACGGCCGATGCCGGCGCGGGGGATGGCCGCGTCCCCGAGCCGGTGGGCGTGGCCGTGACGGCCACGGGTGAGGCGACGGGGGTGAAGCCCAGGTGA
- the nuoI gene encoding NADH-quinone oxidoreductase subunit NuoI, with amino-acid sequence MSAVKGILKGLGTTWRLLWERKHTVPYPDRRRVRSPRFRGRHELRRYANGMEMCVGCELCQVACPANAITVYAAENDPARPHSPGERYAFRYEIDLLRCIYCGLCEEACPTDALHLTQQFELAAFSRDALVYGRDLLVSPEASPFAIPDGVYPPFHGVTRRGEGEPAGVEGERERA; translated from the coding sequence ATGTCTGCGGTCAAGGGGATCCTCAAGGGGCTGGGGACCACCTGGCGCCTCCTGTGGGAGCGCAAGCACACGGTACCCTATCCGGATCGCCGGAGGGTGCGCAGCCCGCGCTTTCGCGGCCGCCACGAACTGCGCCGCTACGCCAATGGGATGGAAATGTGCGTGGGCTGCGAGCTGTGCCAGGTGGCCTGCCCGGCCAACGCCATCACCGTCTACGCGGCGGAGAATGACCCGGCCCGCCCTCACTCGCCTGGCGAGCGCTACGCCTTCCGCTACGAGATCGATCTCTTGCGGTGCATCTACTGCGGGCTCTGCGAGGAGGCGTGCCCGACCGACGCGCTGCACCTGACGCAGCAGTTCGAGCTGGCCGCCTTCTCCCGGGACGCCCTGGTCTACGGGCGGGATCTGCTGGTCTCCCCCGAAGCCAGCCCGTTCGCCATCCCCGACGGCGTCTATCCGCCGTTTCACGGGGTCACCCGCCGGGGCGAGGGGGAGCCGGCCGGCGTCGAAGGGGAGCGTGAGCGGGCATGA
- the nuoH gene encoding NADH-quinone oxidoreductase subunit NuoH yields MTALSPLLWVAGVAIKSLILVLLLLGGFAYLLLFERKILGYFQFRVGPNRVGPWGLLQPVADGVKALFKEDIVPAQADRTVYLAAPVISLFMALAAYAVIPVGPPLEVAGYTIPLSIADPGAGVLVVLAFSSLAVYGVALGGWASQSKYALLGGLRSSAQLISYEIAMALNILSVLVLAGSVRLADIVEAQRSLPYAIVQPLGFVLYLVCAAAESARAPFDLPEAETELVAGYHTEYSGLRMAMFFISEYIHLITQSSLITLFYLGGWLGPGFLHPVAWFVLKVAAVLFFFIWVRATLPRLRYDQLMALGWKVLLPLAVVNLVAYASWAALAG; encoded by the coding sequence ATGACGGCTCTCTCGCCCCTGCTGTGGGTGGCGGGCGTCGCCATCAAGTCGCTGATCCTGGTGCTGCTGCTGTTGGGCGGCTTCGCCTACCTGCTGCTCTTCGAGCGCAAGATCCTCGGCTACTTCCAGTTTCGGGTGGGGCCCAACCGGGTGGGGCCGTGGGGGCTGCTGCAGCCCGTGGCCGACGGGGTCAAGGCCCTCTTCAAGGAGGACATCGTCCCGGCGCAGGCCGACCGCACCGTCTACCTGGCGGCTCCCGTCATCAGCCTCTTCATGGCCCTGGCGGCCTACGCCGTCATCCCCGTGGGGCCGCCGCTGGAGGTGGCAGGCTACACCATCCCCCTGAGCATCGCCGACCCCGGCGCGGGGGTGCTGGTGGTGCTGGCCTTCAGCTCGCTGGCGGTCTACGGCGTGGCCCTGGGCGGCTGGGCCTCGCAGAGCAAGTACGCGCTGCTGGGCGGGCTGCGATCCAGCGCGCAGCTCATCAGCTACGAAATCGCCATGGCCCTCAACATCCTGTCGGTGCTGGTGCTGGCGGGGTCGGTGCGGCTGGCCGACATCGTCGAGGCCCAGCGCTCGCTGCCCTACGCCATCGTGCAGCCCCTGGGATTCGTGCTCTACCTCGTCTGCGCAGCCGCCGAGTCGGCACGGGCGCCTTTCGACCTGCCCGAGGCCGAGACCGAGCTGGTGGCGGGCTACCACACCGAGTACAGCGGGCTGCGCATGGCCATGTTCTTCATCTCCGAATACATCCACCTCATCACCCAGTCGAGCCTCATCACGCTCTTCTACCTGGGCGGCTGGCTGGGGCCGGGCTTCCTGCACCCCGTCGCGTGGTTCGTGCTCAAGGTGGCGGCGGTGCTCTTCTTCTTCATCTGGGTGCGCGCCACGCTACCCCGGCTCCGCTACGACCAGCTGATGGCACTGGGCTGGAAGGTGTTGCTGCCGCTGGCCGTGGTCAATCTGGTGGCCTACGCGTCGTGGGCCGCCCTGGCCGGATGA
- a CDS encoding molybdopterin-dependent oxidoreductase, translating into MLRAWQAELARAVAGEPGARACVIWDARGAWDGTAAAVGEAVLEVAQALEAAGAEVHVLVPGDQAQSRAAEAAGMLPGPGGLDTAGILRRAADGGIQVLYLVGANLLETFPDRSLVERALERTAFVVVQDLFVTATATMADLVLPALPSAMRAGTLVDLDGVTHHLEAALPPDGRGRADGEILAGLLAAVRADGRLEQGPAWGDRVAALSPERARGLWGVPRRAPAADTAMPPSGSAELGLRVVPLVRLYGGGGTVAFDPAFAPHRERLAVRLHPADAERLGVVDGAEVELRTAHGAIRAPVRVDPAMAAGLAGVPVAAAQGGAPQVTAWDDPLPAVTSLVVRAEVVEQRS; encoded by the coding sequence GTGTTGCGGGCCTGGCAGGCCGAGCTGGCGCGAGCGGTGGCCGGCGAGCCGGGGGCCAGGGCCTGCGTGATCTGGGATGCGCGGGGCGCCTGGGACGGCACGGCCGCTGCGGTGGGCGAAGCCGTGCTGGAGGTGGCGCAGGCGCTGGAGGCCGCGGGCGCCGAGGTGCACGTGCTGGTGCCCGGCGATCAGGCCCAGAGCCGGGCGGCCGAGGCCGCAGGCATGCTGCCGGGGCCCGGCGGGCTCGACACCGCGGGCATCCTGCGCCGAGCCGCCGACGGCGGCATCCAGGTGCTCTACCTGGTGGGGGCCAATCTGCTGGAGACCTTCCCGGACCGCTCCCTGGTGGAGCGGGCGCTGGAGCGGACGGCCTTCGTGGTGGTGCAGGACCTCTTCGTGACGGCGACGGCGACCATGGCGGATCTGGTGCTGCCGGCACTGCCCTCCGCCATGCGGGCGGGCACGCTGGTGGACCTGGACGGGGTCACGCACCACCTGGAGGCGGCCCTGCCCCCCGATGGGCGGGGCCGGGCCGACGGCGAGATCCTGGCCGGGCTGCTGGCGGCCGTGCGTGCCGACGGGCGCCTCGAGCAGGGGCCCGCCTGGGGCGACCGGGTCGCGGCGCTGAGCCCGGAGCGTGCCCGCGGACTGTGGGGAGTACCGCGTCGGGCGCCGGCAGCCGACACGGCGATGCCCCCCTCCGGCTCGGCGGAGTTGGGCCTGCGGGTGGTGCCCCTCGTGCGGCTTTACGGGGGCGGGGGCACCGTGGCCTTCGATCCCGCCTTCGCCCCGCACCGGGAGCGGCTGGCGGTGCGGCTGCACCCCGCGGACGCCGAGCGGCTCGGCGTCGTCGATGGGGCCGAGGTCGAGCTGCGCACCGCCCACGGGGCCATCCGAGCGCCCGTGCGGGTCGATCCGGCCATGGCAGCGGGCCTGGCCGGCGTGCCGGTGGCGGCGGCCCAGGGGGGCGCGCCCCAGGTGACGGCCTGGGACGACCCGCTTCCGGCCGTGACGTCGCTGGTGGTGCGGGCCGAGGTGGTGGAGCAGCGGTCATGA
- a CDS encoding 2Fe-2S iron-sulfur cluster-binding protein: MSDANGQPTRLTVTIDGRTVQVAPGTLVVEAARQAGVHIPVFCYHPKLKPVGVCRMCLVKVERMPKLVPACTTPVTDGMVVDTRDPEVRQMQQAVLELLLINHPLDCPVCDKGGECELQDLTFKYGPATSRLADGKVKRRKAVELGPFIVLDEERCILCRRCVRFDEEVAAEAQLVVSERAIDTLIATADGQPYDHYFTGNTIELCPVGALTSRVYRFRARPWDLSPVASYCTLCSVHCPVRLDFRHGQLMRVVSQGAPEERIFGAPGMMAAYRTPAEEVPGFRGMGWLCDRGRFDYRYLHSPQRPERPLAGRGALKQPLPWDEALTRVRQALEQAVRTHGAGSVAIVGGGRLMAEEAWQLRQLADWLGTPHRDHRVSDQAVASLASPSGRTGHADALERARLVVLVGQPLVEQAPVLDLAVRRAAQAGALVYAAGPVRSATRAG, encoded by the coding sequence ATGAGCGACGCCAATGGTCAGCCGACGCGCCTGACCGTCACCATCGACGGCCGCACCGTGCAGGTGGCGCCCGGCACCCTGGTGGTGGAGGCGGCCCGGCAGGCGGGGGTGCACATCCCGGTCTTCTGCTACCACCCCAAGCTCAAGCCGGTCGGCGTCTGCCGCATGTGCCTGGTCAAGGTGGAGCGCATGCCCAAGCTGGTACCGGCCTGCACGACGCCGGTGACGGACGGCATGGTGGTCGACACCCGGGACCCCGAGGTCCGGCAGATGCAGCAGGCCGTGCTGGAGTTGTTGCTCATCAACCACCCGCTCGACTGCCCGGTCTGCGACAAGGGCGGGGAGTGCGAGTTGCAGGACCTGACCTTCAAGTACGGCCCCGCCACCAGCCGCCTGGCCGACGGCAAGGTGAAGCGCCGCAAGGCGGTCGAGCTCGGGCCCTTCATCGTGCTGGACGAGGAGCGCTGCATCCTCTGTCGTCGGTGCGTGCGCTTCGACGAGGAGGTGGCGGCCGAGGCCCAGCTGGTGGTGAGCGAGCGCGCCATCGACACCCTCATCGCCACCGCGGACGGCCAGCCGTACGATCACTACTTTACCGGCAACACCATTGAACTCTGCCCGGTAGGGGCCCTCACGTCGCGGGTCTACCGCTTCAGGGCCCGGCCATGGGATCTGAGCCCTGTCGCCTCGTACTGCACGCTCTGCTCGGTGCACTGCCCGGTGCGGCTCGACTTCCGCCACGGGCAGCTGATGCGGGTCGTGTCGCAGGGGGCTCCCGAGGAGCGCATCTTCGGCGCTCCCGGCATGATGGCAGCTTACCGGACGCCCGCCGAGGAGGTCCCCGGCTTCCGGGGCATGGGGTGGTTGTGCGACCGCGGCCGTTTCGACTACCGGTACCTCCACTCGCCCCAGCGGCCCGAGCGCCCGCTGGCCGGGCGGGGCGCCCTCAAGCAGCCGCTGCCGTGGGACGAGGCCCTCACCCGCGTGCGCCAGGCGCTGGAGCAGGCCGTGCGCACCCACGGGGCCGGCAGCGTCGCCATCGTCGGCGGGGGGCGTCTGATGGCCGAGGAGGCGTGGCAGCTGCGGCAGCTGGCCGACTGGCTGGGCACCCCCCACCGCGATCACCGGGTCTCGGACCAGGCCGTGGCCTCGCTGGCGTCGCCCTCGGGGCGCACCGGCCACGCGGATGCGCTGGAGCGGGCGCGGCTGGTGGTGCTGGTGGGGCAACCGCTGGTGGAGCAGGCCCCCGTGCTGGATCTCGCGGTGCGCCGGGCCGCGCAGGCCGGCGCCCTGGTCTACGCCGCCGGGCCGGTGCGCTCCGCTACCCGGGCCGGGTGA
- the nuoF gene encoding NADH-quinone oxidoreductase subunit NuoF → MAGAFEPILTAGIGRMALERIEVYESQGGYEALRKAVRQMTPQAVQKEVTDSNLRGRGGAGFPTGRKWSFLPDDGRPRYLVCNADESEPGTFKDRLLLERNPHLVIEGIMLAGYAIGAARAFVYLRGEFRQAYEVLQRALAEARRRSYVGDRVLGSDFSLEIVVHRGAGAYICGEETGLLSSLQGGRGEPRLKPPFPATAGLYGQPTVVNNVETLACVPSIVSRGARWFASIGSPKSPGPKIFSVSGRVRRPGNYELPLGTPLREILFEHAGGLEPGRRIKAVQPGGGSSAILTEAHLDVAMDFDSVAQAGSMLGSAGVIVLDDRDCIVEAAQVLAEFYAHESCGQCTPCREGLHWAARVLRRIVAGGGRPEDIEVLQSLPSRIAGRTICPLADAGVGFLSSSLKYFVDEYRAHVTLGRCVREAYVA, encoded by the coding sequence ATGGCTGGCGCCTTTGAGCCCATTCTGACGGCAGGCATCGGCCGCATGGCGCTGGAGCGCATCGAGGTCTACGAGTCCCAGGGGGGCTACGAGGCCCTGCGCAAGGCCGTACGGCAGATGACGCCCCAGGCGGTGCAGAAGGAGGTGACCGACTCCAACCTCCGGGGCCGCGGCGGGGCAGGCTTCCCCACGGGCCGCAAGTGGAGCTTCTTGCCCGACGACGGGCGCCCCCGCTACCTGGTCTGCAACGCCGACGAGAGCGAGCCGGGCACCTTCAAGGACCGGCTGCTGCTGGAGCGCAACCCCCACCTGGTCATCGAGGGGATCATGCTGGCCGGCTACGCCATCGGGGCGGCCCGGGCCTTCGTCTACCTGCGCGGCGAGTTTCGCCAGGCCTACGAGGTGCTCCAGCGGGCGCTGGCCGAGGCCCGCCGGCGGAGCTACGTCGGCGACCGGGTGCTGGGCTCGGACTTCTCCCTCGAGATCGTGGTGCACCGGGGCGCGGGTGCCTACATCTGCGGCGAGGAGACGGGGCTGTTGAGCTCGCTGCAAGGAGGCCGGGGCGAGCCCCGCCTCAAGCCTCCGTTCCCCGCCACGGCAGGGCTCTACGGCCAGCCGACCGTCGTCAACAACGTCGAGACGCTGGCCTGCGTCCCCTCCATCGTGAGCCGGGGAGCCCGGTGGTTCGCCTCCATCGGCAGCCCCAAGAGCCCCGGCCCCAAGATCTTCTCCGTCAGCGGGCGGGTGCGCCGCCCTGGCAACTACGAGCTGCCGCTGGGTACGCCGCTGCGGGAGATCCTCTTCGAGCACGCCGGGGGCCTGGAGCCGGGCCGCCGCATCAAGGCGGTCCAGCCCGGCGGCGGCTCCTCGGCCATCCTGACCGAGGCGCACCTGGACGTGGCCATGGACTTCGACTCCGTGGCCCAGGCCGGCTCCATGCTGGGCTCGGCCGGGGTCATCGTCCTCGACGACCGCGACTGCATCGTGGAGGCCGCCCAGGTGCTGGCGGAGTTTTACGCCCACGAGTCGTGCGGGCAGTGCACCCCGTGCCGCGAGGGGCTCCACTGGGCGGCGCGGGTGTTGCGGCGCATCGTGGCAGGAGGCGGCCGTCCGGAGGACATCGAGGTGCTGCAGAGCCTGCCGAGCCGCATCGCCGGGCGCACCATCTGCCCCCTGGCCGATGCGGGGGTGGGCTTCTTGAGCTCCAGCCTCAAGTACTTCGTGGACGAGTACCGGGCCCACGTGACGCTGGGCCGCTGCGTCCGGGAGGCGTACGTGGCATGA
- a CDS encoding NADH-quinone oxidoreductase subunit NuoE family protein, whose product MTPEWAQRRAVVDEILQRYPERRSAIMPLLHLAQESRGYVAREDIEAIAEILAMTPAQVESVASFYALYVRRPRGRHTLTVCSNLACVLGGARSLVEHLRQRLGVEPGETTDDGLFTLQVTGECLAACDQAPVLQVDGYYVHRASPDKVDRLLEALRRGVPMAELADRAALPHEAEGGAQGGARPETPAGPGKGARADGWRL is encoded by the coding sequence ATGACGCCCGAGTGGGCCCAGCGACGCGCCGTCGTCGACGAGATCCTCCAGCGCTATCCCGAGCGGCGCTCCGCCATCATGCCGCTGCTGCACCTGGCGCAGGAGAGCCGGGGCTACGTCGCCCGGGAGGACATCGAGGCCATCGCCGAGATCCTGGCGATGACGCCGGCCCAGGTCGAGTCGGTCGCCTCCTTCTACGCGCTGTACGTGCGCCGGCCCCGGGGCCGCCACACGCTGACCGTCTGCTCCAATCTGGCCTGCGTGCTGGGCGGGGCCCGATCCCTGGTGGAGCACCTGCGCCAGCGTCTGGGCGTGGAGCCGGGCGAGACCACCGACGACGGCCTGTTCACGCTGCAGGTGACGGGCGAGTGCCTGGCCGCGTGCGACCAGGCGCCGGTGCTGCAGGTCGACGGCTACTACGTGCACCGGGCCTCGCCCGACAAGGTGGACCGTCTGCTCGAGGCGCTGCGGCGGGGCGTGCCGATGGCCGAGCTGGCCGATCGCGCCGCGCTGCCTCACGAGGCAGAGGGCGGCGCCCAGGGCGGTGCCCGGCCCGAGACCCCGGCGGGACCCGGGAAGGGGGCGAGGGCCGATGGCTGGCGCCTTTGA
- the nuoD gene encoding NADH dehydrogenase (quinone) subunit D produces the protein MSEARRELWVDETGQERMTVSIGPHHPSTHGVLRLIVELDGETITDAEAEIGFLHTGIEKHAEHLTWQQAITVLDRMDYLSPLSNNLGYVLAVERLLGLEVPRRVQYVRVLLTELQRIASHLVWLGTHGLDLGAQSIFFYCFDLREGILDILEETTGARMNPSYFRVGGLAQDIPPTFARMVDAWLREFPKRMAELRAILDDNPIWLARVKRIGAISAEQALAWGLTGPNLRATGIGYDVRKAFPYSGYEEFDFEVPVGEHGDVYDRYRVRMAEMEQSARIARQALDGLPEGPWRVEDRKIVLPPKEEVKRSMEALIHHFKLVSYGFDVPAGEVYQAIESPRGEIGFYVVSDGGNRPLRVRVRPPSFYNTQALPALMRGHLIADMVAIIASIDPVFGEVDR, from the coding sequence ATGAGCGAGGCCCGGCGCGAGCTGTGGGTCGACGAGACCGGCCAGGAGCGCATGACGGTCAGCATCGGCCCCCACCATCCCAGCACGCACGGCGTCTTGCGCCTCATCGTCGAGCTGGACGGCGAGACCATCACCGACGCCGAGGCGGAGATCGGCTTCCTGCACACCGGCATCGAGAAGCACGCCGAGCACCTGACCTGGCAGCAGGCCATCACGGTGCTGGACCGGATGGACTACCTGTCGCCGCTCTCCAACAACCTGGGCTACGTGCTGGCCGTCGAGCGGCTGCTGGGCCTCGAGGTGCCCCGGCGGGTGCAGTACGTGCGGGTGCTCTTGACGGAGCTGCAGCGGATCGCCAGCCACCTGGTCTGGCTGGGCACCCACGGCCTGGACCTGGGCGCGCAGAGCATCTTCTTCTACTGCTTCGACCTGCGCGAGGGCATCCTCGACATCCTCGAGGAGACGACGGGCGCCCGGATGAACCCCAGCTACTTCCGGGTCGGGGGGCTGGCGCAGGACATCCCGCCGACGTTCGCCCGCATGGTGGACGCCTGGCTGCGCGAGTTCCCCAAGCGGATGGCGGAGCTGCGGGCCATCCTCGACGACAACCCCATCTGGCTGGCGCGGGTCAAGCGCATCGGGGCCATCTCGGCCGAGCAGGCGCTGGCCTGGGGGCTGACGGGCCCCAACTTGCGGGCGACCGGCATCGGCTACGACGTGCGCAAGGCCTTCCCGTACAGCGGCTACGAGGAGTTCGACTTCGAGGTGCCGGTGGGGGAGCACGGTGACGTCTACGACCGCTACCGCGTGCGCATGGCGGAGATGGAGCAGAGCGCCCGCATCGCCCGCCAGGCGCTCGATGGGCTGCCCGAGGGGCCGTGGCGGGTGGAGGACCGCAAGATCGTGCTGCCGCCCAAGGAAGAGGTCAAGCGCAGCATGGAGGCGCTCATCCACCACTTCAAGCTGGTCTCCTACGGCTTCGACGTGCCGGCGGGCGAGGTCTACCAGGCCATCGAGAGCCCCCGGGGGGAGATCGGCTTCTACGTGGTCTCCGACGGCGGCAACCGTCCGCTGCGCGTGCGGGTGCGGCCCCCCTCCTTCTACAACACCCAGGCGCTGCCGGCGTTGATGCGGGGCCACCTGATCGCGGACATGGTGGCCATCATCGCCAGCATCGACCCGGTCTTCGGAGAGGTGGACCGCTGA
- a CDS encoding NADH-quinone oxidoreductase subunit C, translated as MAGDGVRQGAATPAVEASERTVQRLVARFGPEVEPLPTPFDVPVVKVRPGALREVAALLKEAGYAMLLDVGGVDYLGRRPPEERFEVVYHLLDVRGLRRIRLRVPVPEDRPEVPTLSDLWPSASWAEREVFDLFGIRFTGHPDLRRILMPDDWEGHPLRKDFPLRGSRQAGTPQALRQRFFPLRLDGPPGDAAPGSGGDAPAGRPGAGGEGGA; from the coding sequence GTGGCAGGCGACGGCGTGAGGCAGGGGGCGGCGACGCCGGCGGTCGAGGCGTCGGAGCGGACCGTGCAGCGGCTGGTCGCGCGCTTCGGCCCGGAGGTGGAGCCCCTGCCCACTCCCTTCGACGTGCCGGTTGTGAAAGTGCGGCCAGGCGCGCTCCGGGAGGTGGCGGCCCTGCTCAAGGAGGCCGGCTACGCCATGCTGCTGGACGTGGGCGGCGTGGACTACCTGGGGCGGCGTCCGCCCGAGGAGCGCTTCGAGGTGGTCTACCACCTGCTCGACGTGCGGGGCCTGCGCCGCATCCGTCTGCGCGTGCCCGTGCCGGAGGACCGCCCGGAGGTGCCGACTCTCAGCGATCTGTGGCCGTCGGCCAGCTGGGCCGAGCGGGAGGTCTTCGACCTCTTCGGCATCCGCTTCACGGGTCACCCGGACCTGCGGCGGATCCTGATGCCCGACGACTGGGAGGGCCACCCGCTGCGCAAGGATTTCCCGCTGCGCGGCTCCCGCCAGGCCGGGACGCCGCAGGCCCTGCGGCAGCGATTCTTCCCCTTGCGGCTGGACGGCCCGCCCGGCGATGCCGCCCCAGGCTCGGGCGGCGACGCCCCGGCCGGCCGACCCGGCGCCGGCGGGGAGGGCGGCGCATGA